In Amyelois transitella isolate CPQ chromosome W, ilAmyTran1.1, whole genome shotgun sequence, the genomic stretch CATGCGTCAATTTGACGCAGATTATCTTTCTAGGGTTAAGAATgtaagaggttatagatgaggatgtgaatgaagcacgtaaggaatataaaaaaaggaaagatttggttaagaaagctgtgattagaaagaaagaagagtataaagaggattttgataaaaggctatcagaagactttcagtcaaatctgaaagtattctggaaatccgtaaggtcagcccgaggaaaaactataaccagagagctgactaggatcagatgccaggatggtagcgttgtgaaaggagaagaatgtgtgctaaagatatggaaggattattttgagagtttatttgaaaaaaaggaagaaaataagaaagagttctgctatagcgaagaaaaagagaatgagatggaaggcgaaattgaaatgtttgaaattgtggaagcacttaagagtatgaaagcgggtaaggctgccgggtatgatagagtgtcggtcgagatgcttaaagcaggaaaaggcgtcgtagctagacagttgtactgccttttcaatttgtgttggagaagcggccgagtaccaaaagattggtgtaaggctgttattgtgccactttacaaaggaaaagggtcacaactggactgcaaaaattatcgtggtataagcctgcttagcgtcgtcggcaaattgtatgctaaggtattgattaatagagtcaggaatgaaactgatgacaaaatatgggatgctcaagcgggatttcgaaagggaatgggatgtactgatcaggtcttttctttgcggtgcatagccgaaaagtttttggccaagagtcaaaaagtctattgcacattcgtggatttggaaaaggcctatgacagagttgagaggaatgaattgtggtcagcactctctatgcatggggtgagcagtctcttgatacgagcactgaaatccttatatgaggattcgagtgcttgtgttaggataaacggagcgcacactgagtggtttaagattgagaaaggtgttaggcagggatgtgttgcgtcaccgtggctgttcaacctatttatggatagttgtttgacagatttgaaagagtctgaaagtggattaaggatgaatgaattactcgtcaaatgtctgctctatgccgacgatcaggttatactggcgtcatcagcggaggagttacaggagatggtaaactgtatgcatgaagctttaaaagagaaaggaatgaaagtgaacgtaagtaaaactaaaacactggtttttgaaatggagaaagaaatgacagcatgtaatattttgattggaggagaaaaagttgagcaagtgaaagagtttgtatatctaggatcaaagtttacatcagatggcaagtgtgatagtgatattgaaaggagagtgaacgcggggaacatggtgaatggagctttgcatgcctttatgagcagtcagaaactatccaaaaaggctcgactggctgtgcacaggggcgtgttggtcccgacattaatgtatgggagtgaaagttgggtatggcaaaagaagcacgaaagcagaataaatgcagtggaaatgagagcgttaacgagtatgttgggtgtgaaattgagtgaccggataaggaacagcgtgataagggaatgttgtgatgtgaaagaagatgtagttacaggaatagaaaagggtatgttgagatggttcggtcatgtggagaggatgaatgaaaacaggttgactaagcagatatacaaggagagtgtggagggaaaggccggggtgggaagacctagacgaacatatcttgatcaaattaaggacgtcctggtgaagggtcaggtcaaaagtgcccgaaaccgccgagcttgcatgaagagagttatgaatgtggatgaagcaaaggaagtatgcagggatcgtggcaagtggaaagaggtagtctctgcctacccctccgggaaagaggcgtgagtttatgtatgtatgtatgtaatctccAGCGCTCCAAGATAGCCACAGCCGAGCTACTCAAAGTAGCAGAGGAAAACGGAATCGCTATCGCTCTGGTGCAGGAACCATACACCGGATCCAGCGGCAGAGTGAAGCAGGACCCCGGCACTAGAGTAATCCAGTGGTCCTCGAACATCAGCAGCCTGAACCCGGTAAAAGCAGCGATATACGTATTCGGAGACCAGTTAAGGATCACACATGATCCACAGCTGGTATCCGAAACGGGGTCAGCAGCGGTACTGGAATCAGGCAGATTCAGGCTTGGAGTAGTCTCAGTATTCTTTGACGGGACAGCCGATATAGGTCCTTACATTGCGTGAACCAAGGCAGTATGCGAATCGCTTAACACACCCAACGTTTTACTGGCGGGAGATGTAAACGCCTGGGGTCACTGGTGGGGCAGCGAATCCGAGAACGAGAGAGGGACGGAATACTGCGCTTTCATCAACGAAATGGACTACCTCATCCTCAACACCGGAAACACTCCAACCTTCGAAGTCTGGCGAAGAGACGTGTTATGCACCAGCGTAGTAGACGTGACAGCGTGCAGCTCTTCACTGCTGGGAAAGATCAGGAATTGGAAAGTCGACAGAGCGGTGATCACATCAGACCATAACGCCATCACGTGCACACTGGAGTTAGGAGTGCGGCTGCAACATGCGACAGCCCCTTCTACCAGAGTATACAACACCAAAAAGGCGAACTGGTCGGCGTTCGACGTGACACTCCTGACTTTGCTAGCGGAGAGGAACATCACACCCGCCAGAGTAGAAGAGGTAGTGTGTGGAGAGGTAATGGATATCCTGACAGATGCCTACACAACAGCAATTCGGGAAGCGTGCGAAAGCTCGATACCGAAGATAGGCAAAAAGCGCAAAGGTTCCCCCTTCCCTTGGTGGACAGAAGAGATTGAACAGCTCAAAAGGGATCTCGTTCGTAAGAAGAGGATCAAGAACCCTGCTCCCCACCGGAAGGAACACGTGCTGCAAGGGTACAATGAGGCAAAGGCGTTATACGCCAAGCAATCTACCAAGGCCCAAACTCGGAGTTGGAAGGAATTCTGTATAAAGCAGGAGAAAGAGAGCAGGTGGGACGGAGTCTACTGTGTCCTCAGGAAGACATCAGGTAGAAAAGAGGAACTACTGCTTAGGGGACCGGATGGAAAGACGTTGGATCCCAAGCAGTCAGCAGTGCTACTAGCCAACACTTTCTACCCTGACGACACGGTGGAAACCGACACCCCGCACCACTCCGGAAAATTGTTCAAGAAACACCTCAAGAGAGGTTGGGAGAATTGAAAGAGGATGATCCGCCATTTACCGAAGCCGAACTGGAGGCCGTGCTGCAAGAGCAGAACCCCAAGAAGGCACCGGGACCGAACGGATTCACCTCGGACATCTGCGCCAGAGTGATCCGCTGCTCACGGGATGTGTTCATGGCGATAGCCAACAAGTGCTTAGCCATCTCCTACTTCCCTAAACAGTGGAAAATCGCACATGTAGTCATTCTCAACAAACCGGGCAAAGAAGATTACACCAGCCCGAAGTCCTATCGCCCTATAGGCCTGCTATCAGTGCTAGGGAAAATGTTAGAGAAGCTTTTTGTGAGAAGACTACAGTGGCACATACTCCCAACCCTCAATCCAAGGCAGTACGGTTTCTTGCCGCAACGCGGAACAGAGGACGCTCTCTATGACCTGCAGGCTTACTCTCGACTCACAATGCCAATATACAATGCCAATCTCAATGCAAGAAACGTCATTTGGCACTCTTGAATTTCACACTAGCGCCACATTGGGGCGAAATCGGGCGGATATTGAGTgaactaattaatattgagattGTGTTCTGGAACTTGGGAATTCGTTACTCTTGAAGCCATTTTGACAGCTCGACATTGCGTTGAACTTGTGTTATTCTTGGATATTTACTGTGATAATCACAATAAGGAAATAGTAACTTTGTGAAAATTGCGTATACATTTTACTTGTAAAAAAGTGCATACAATGGCTCGTTTGGTGTTGCAAAGTGTAATTTTCGTGTATGTAAATTTGCGAAAAACGCGTAATTTGCGTAGGATTGCTCGGTACGCCGATAAAGCACTTGCTATGAGTGATGACGAATTTAAGCGAAATTATCGTGTCACCAAGGCATTGTTCCATTATTTATCTTCTTCTTAGTCGTgtcactcttgacagagtggtcgtggtcatcATGTAGTGTTGGAGGCGGGCGCCAATGTGCGCCTTACGATGTCCCGCCATTTCTCCCTGCTGGAAGTCATCCTGCTGCACTCGTTAAGTGAACCGCCAATCACAGACTTTATTTGGTCGGTCCATCTCATGGGTGACCTTCCGCGCGGTCGAGAGCCTTCCACTTTACCCTGGACAACAAGCCGTTCTATGGATCCGTTGCCTCTCCTTGTAACGTGTCCAAAGAATGACAAAATGCGAGATTGTACTAAGGGAAATAgtcattatttatatcaagAACTAAAACCCTTGATGCAAgctcctaaaagaagaagtgatatcagtacaaaatacaaggtaattttgttttaaattatgtgaGTACTTTGTGTTAGTTTGTGATACAAATTTTGCAAAAGTACCTAATTGCTTAATTAATTGGGTTTGGTCTACAGATACTAGTAGCACTTTCATTCTATGCAACTGGCAGCTACCAACGCCTAGTAAGATGTTCACTAGGTACTCCCATGTCGCAGCAATCAGTATCTCGGGCATTGAGGGATGTGACAGCAGCATTGAATCACCCGACAATcctgcataaatacataaaatttcccCAAACTGTTCCAGAACGCAATGTTATTAAAAGAAGGTATGTAAATTGTGTTTAAGAcatgacaatttattttatttggtagATAAATGTGTGTTAATATCTGTGTTTGTTGTaggttttatgaaaaatttcgCAATCCTGGAGTAATAGGATGCATAGATGGAACCCATGTGGCAATAGTACGTCCTGCTGAAAATGAAGAAAGATATTTTAACAGAAAACATTTCCATTCAAGAAATGTATTAATAGTATGTATCccttttatgaatgaatgaatgaatgaatttatttatttaagtaagtaacaaAAGACTCATAATATGTtagtagtacatacatacatacatacatatgatcacgtctatatcccttgcggggtagacagagccaacagtcttgaaaagactgaatggccacgttcagctatttggcttaatgatagaaccgagattcaaatagtgacaggttgctagcccatcgcctaaaagaggaatcctaagtttataagcctatcccttagtcaccttttacgacatccatgggaaagagatggagtggtcctattcttttttgtaatagtgccgggaaccacacggcaatgccgggaaccacacggcatgttaGTAGtgcttattattatgttagtacaaaaactatatatttaaattagccTTACGCATCACAGGGGCCACTCCTGTACCACTCCCCCCGCAGTGGCACACGAATGGTTTACGTATAGGCCTGTCTGCCGGCGATCATAGTCAGGACGCTGTTGCCGCTCCCCCGCATCCTGCGCACCAGGGACGCACATCTCTTCCGCATCGTTGCGTAAAAGCAATCCACTCGCGCTTCTGCGTACATCCCTGACGCGCTACAGAAGCATGGCAGCCCCAGCAGCACCCTGAACGCGTTGTTGTACTGAACACGAAGGGCGTTGTAAGCTTTTTGAGTATATCTAGCCCACAGACTACAAGTGTAGAAAGACGTGCAAAAAGCTCTGAAAAGAGCTATTTTCACTTCTCGTGAACATCGTGCAAACCTGCGAGCCAGCATATTCGCTCTCACCGACAACGCCCTCCGTTCCCTCTTTATGTCACTGTCGTCCTTGAGGTCGGGAGTCAACACATGGCCTAAgtatttaaacatatacaCTCTCTGTAAAATGTTATCGTATAATCTAACAGGTGGTATGTTATCATATCGTTTACTCCCAGCCCCAAAGACCATTACTTGACTCTTTTTAACATTATAGAGCAAGCCGTGCGAGAGTGCGTACAATTcacattttttcaataaagtacGCAGACCACAGGCAGACGCACTGAGCAGCGCCATGTCATCCGCGTAGCTGATGTTGTTGACGCAGACACCATCTATACAACACCCGACACTGGCGCTGCTCAGCTCCTCTATCAGTTCGTTCACATACAGATTAAAGAGCGTCGGAGATGATAGCCCCCCCTGCCTCACGCCGCACTCCAATCTGTATGGCTGCGATAACGCCCCTCCCCATCTCACGCTGTCGACCTAGTTAACATaccagtattttaaaatatttaaaagttctGCAGGGAGGTTTTTAAGCTTATCCCATAGAATGTCGTAGGAAACCAGGTCAAAAGCCCTTGACAGATCTAGGAAGCACCCGAAAATGGGCGTATTGCGCTCGGTATAGTAAGTGATACTATGCTTTAGACACAATACAGCGCTTTCTGTTGACAATTTGAGTTTTAAACCGAACTGGTTGTCATGAAGCTTaacataattacttaattttgcaTTAACGCACTATCAAATACCTTAGATGTCACTGTTGCCAAAGAAATGGGCCTATAATTGTTTTTGTCAGCCAAATCGcctgttttgtttttcactATTGGCACGACTATCGTACGCATCATGTCAGCCGGCATATAGCTATGGCCTAAACAGAGGTTTAACAGCATAAATAATACTCCAAGCAAGTGTGGGCCTGCAAAATGTAGATGCTCAATACTGAGTCCGTCGTGGCCTGGAGATTTGCCTTTGTTCATATCCTGAATTGCGCTAGCTACGTCTTTCActgaaaactaatttttcttttcacgcCGGACTCAATATATAGCGTGGACTGTGATGACCCGAGCGGCGACTCAACAGTGAAGTGATCGACAAACATATTTGCAATACTCGTCGGCTCAGTTACGCCACCGATGCTCACGGGCAGACTCGGCTTACATTGCAACTTATTTGTGTGTTTCCAAAAAGAACGGAAATCATTTTTTGAGTGATAAGAGGCTAGCATATCCATCTTAATCTGGGTAGCATGGTTTTGACACCATTTTAAACGCGATCGAAATATTTTCCGACTTTCAACCATTTCGGTATACGCTACACCAGTTGCAGGGTTGCCCTGTAGAACCCAAC encodes the following:
- the LOC132904315 gene encoding uncharacterized protein LOC132904315; translated protein: MPLLSTISSDFGSTGVSAMDTARGMLRGRPYGGVALLWRRSVFQSVEVIECNNPRICAKKVVLKERSFLVMCVYMPMDDKVNFAVFTDVLSSVDSVRWGGALSQPYRLECGVRQGGLSSPTLFNLYVNELIEELSSASVGCCIDGVCVNNISYADDMALLSASACGLRTLLKKCELYALSHGLLYNVKKSQVMVFGAGSKRYDNIPPVRLYDNILQRVYMFKYLGHVLTPDLKDDSDIKRERRALSVRANMLARRFARCSREVKIALFRAFCTSFYTCSLWARYTQKAYNALRVQYNNAFRVLLGLPCFCSASGMYAEARVDCFYATMRKRCASLVRRMRGSGNSVLTMIAGRQAYT